The genomic region GCAGGCAGCTATAGCAATATCGGCATCTCTGTCTCCGACGGTGCCGAGCGCGCAACACTGAACGCCTTCCAGATCACTGTCACCGCACCCGAACCGGGCGGGGGTAACAACCTCTATGTCGACCCACTCATCGGCGCGTCAAGCTGCAACGATTACGATGTCGGCAGCCGCGCCTGCGGTACAGGTTCCGAAACGGCCTTTCGCAACCTAAGCGGGGCCGCCGCGGCCGCGGTCGCCGGTGAAACCGTTTTGATTCGTGAGGGTAACTACAATGAGGCGCTGATTCCTCAGAACTCCGGCACGCCCGACAACTACATAACCTATCGCAATTACGAATCCGAGCAGGCGACGATCACCGGTACCGACCTCACGCCGGCGATCAATATCTCCAATCGCCAGTATATTATTCTGCAGGGACTGCGAGTACACAATGTCCGACGCTGGATGTATGCCGTCAATGCCCATCACAATATCCTGCAACACAACACCTTCCAGCGTGCCCTGGATCCCAGCGGCAGCGCCAAAACCGGTCTCTTTTTCCAGGAGGCGACCTACAACAAGATCCTCAACAACACCATCGAAGACTCAAATGAGGACAATCTCGGTTTGATCAAATCGGATTACAACTTGGTCGAGGGCAATACCTTCATACGTGGCAGCCATGTGCTCTGGACAATCAAGTGCGGCAACTTCAACGTAATCCGCAACAACTATCTCCACAATGAGATCCAGAAGATCGGTGAGATCTACGACTGTGACGGCGTGGGTTTCGACCACGAGTTCACTGAACATGATGCGACCAAATACAACCTGGTCGAAGGCAACATCTTTGCCAAGGGCGAGTCCTACTACAGCCCCGCAAACGGCAATGGTATTCAGTACGCCGGGCAGAACGGCATCATTCGTCAAAACGTCTTCTATGAAATGAACGCTGGACTGAACTTGCAGCACTACAGTCCCGAGGCGCTTTACGTCAAGCACAACCGGGTCTACAACAACGTCTTCCACGATAACGCCTGTGGTGGCATCAGTACAATAGACAGGTCATATGGCAACTACGAGGACAACCTCTTCGTCAACAACATTCTCAATAAGAACCACGAGTGCGACGAACCCAACACCCCATACCAGCACGTCTATCGTGAAGGCATGTCGGGTTATCAGTTCGATAACAACAACTTTTTCTCCGGCAACCTGGGAGATGATGTGATCGGATACTGGGGCGGCTCCGGCATCACACTCGCCGAAGCGCAGCACAACAATCCGAACTTCTACGTCAACAACATAGAACAGGACCCTCAATTCGTGAACGAAGTCAACCGCGACTTTACCCTCGAATCCACAAGCCCGATGATCGATGCCGGACGTTTCCTCACCGCCACCGTGGGCAGCGGCAGCGGCACCACCCTGGTGGTCGATGATGCCGGATACTTCTACGACGGTTTCGGGATTGCCGGTGAGACCGGCGATGAGATCCAGTTACAGGGCAGCAACGAGACCGCCCGTATCGTTGAGATCAACTATGCCAACCACACCATCACCCTCGATCGTGCGTTGAGCTGGAATGCCGGTCAGGGCGTTGCCCTGAAATACAACGGTACAGCACCGGATATGGGGGGCATTTGAAAACCCTTAGTTTAATCGAACGTCCTTGCCCGATCCGCTACGCTTGACCGGACCTACAAAGCGATCCCCGCACATGTAGGCAGGTTCAAGCGCAGCGGAACCGGCGCGCAATTTAAATATAATACCTGACCCCATAGGCCCGCACCGGCGCAGACTGATTCCCTCAATCCTGTTATTCTTAGTCGTTTTCCGTAGTCCAAAATCGAACAAAAACGATGAAAACTCAGATCCAGGCCCTGGTCACCAGGGCGCTTGAACGCCTTGCCGATGAAGGCGTTTTCCCCGCCGACGCCATCCCCGTTCCCAATATCGACCGTGCCCGCGACAGCAAGCACGGAGACTTTGCCACCAATGTGGCGATGGTGTTGGCAAAGATCGCGCGATGCAAACCCCGGGATCTGGCGGAGAAATTGGTTGCCGCCCTGCCGGATTCCGCTCAGGTGGAACGCACCGAGATCGCCGGCCCCGGCTTCATCAACTTCTACCTGGCACCAGCCGCCTATCATCAGCTGATACCTGTGATCATGGAACAGGGTTCCGCATTCGGCCGCAGCAATTTAGGCACAGGCAAACGGGTGCAGGTGGAGTTCGTCTCCGCCAACCCCACCGGCCCGCTTCACGTGGGACATGGACGTGGCGCGGCCTACGGCTCCGCCGTGGCCGACCTGCTAGAGGCAGTGGGCTACGAGGTGCATCGCGAATATTACGTCAATGATGCCGGACGGCAGATGGATATCCTTGGCACCTCGGTCTGGCTGCGTTACCTGGAGCTGTGCGACGAGACGCTGACCTTCCCAGCCAACGGCTACAAGGGCGACTATGTATGGGACATCGCCGCCACCCTGCACCGGGATCACGGCGACAGCTACCGGCACAGCACGGAGGAGGTTTTCAACAGCATTCCTGCCGACGAGCCAGCGGGCGGCGACAAGGAAAAACACATCGATGCGCTGATCCAACGCGCCAAGGAACTGCTCGGCGACAACCGCTACCGTTTCGTGTTCGAGCTTGGACTCAATACCATTCTCGATGATATCCGTGATGACCTCTCCCTGTTCGGCGTCGACTTTGAGGAGTGGTACTCGGAGCGCACCCTGATGGAGAGCGGCGAGGTCAACAAGATGGTCGAGCGCCTGCGCAAGTCGGACTACGTCTACGAAGATGGCGGCGCCCTCTGGTTTCGCTCCACCGCCTTCGGCGACGAGAAGGACCGGGTGGTAGTGCGTGACAACGGCCAGACCACCTATTTTGCTTCCGACATCGCCTATCATATGGACAAGCTGGAACGCGGCTTCGACCGGGTTATCGATATCTGGGGCGCGGACCATCACGGCTATGTGCCCCGTGTGCGTGCCGCGCTGAAAGCCCTGGGCGATGACGACAGCAAGCTCGACGTGCTGTTGGTGCAGTTCGCCATCCTCTTCCGGAGCGGCGAGAAGGTACCTATGTCGACCCGCTCAGGCTCCTTCGTCACCCTGCGCGAATTGCGCAAAGAGGTTGGGGCCGATGCCGCACGCTTTTTCTACGTGATGCGCAAGTGTGAACAGCATCTCGACTTCGACCTGGATCTGGCAAAATCCCAGTCCAGCGACAACCCGGTCTACTATGTGCAGTATGCCCACGCGCGTATCTGCAGCGTGCTGCGCCAGGCCGCAGACAAGGGGATCGACGTTCAGCCCAGTAGTGGCATGGAGAACCTGGAGCGTCTCACCGAGACCCACGAACAGGCACTGCTGGTCACCCTGGCCAAGTATCCTGAAGTGGTGGAAACCGCCGCCACCCACGAGGAACCACATCAACTCACTCACTATGTGCGCGACCTTGCCAACGATTTCCACACCTACTACAACGCACACAAATTCCTGATTGATGATACTGCCCTGCGTGACGCCCGTTTGAAACTGATCCTGGCCACCCGTCAGGTATTACGCAATGGCCTGCAGCTGCTCGGTGTCTCCGCCCCGGAGAGCATGTAACCCATGGTCGACTACAAGCGACGTGCCGCCCCAAAACGCAAAAACAAAAAACAGAGTGGCAACTGCAGCCTCTGGTTCTTTTCCGGATTCATCGTCGGGGCATTTATCATGGGCCTGGTATGGCTGAAGCTGGGCCAGGATCTGGCAGAGGGACACATCCCGGGGGTTACGCCGCCAAAACCCACGGCAACACATTCCAGGCAGATCGAACCGGAACAGCATGAGGCACCTCAGCCACGCTTTGATTTCTATTCCATCCTGCCGGAAATGGAAGTGGTGATCCCGGAGGATGAGATCATCGAGAGCGAGACACCTGCAAAACCCGCCACCCCGCCCCGGCCCGACGAGAAGCCTGCTGCGATACAGGGGGTCTCCTACATCCTGCAGATGGGCTCGTTCCGTAAACATGCAGACGCCGACCGCATGAAGGCGAGGCTCGCCCTGATAGGCATCGAAGCGGAGATCCAAAAGGTCAGCATCAATAACCGGGACACCTACCACCGGGTTCGCAGCGGCCCCTACAACAACCATCAGCGGCTTAACGGAGCACTCAAACTGGCCAAAGAGAACCGTATCAGCACACTGGTGATAAAACTAAAAAAATAGCCCATAATCTTTCCGGGTACACCTTGATCACCGACACGAATCCGGCACAAGAACGAAAGCCCTAATGTTTCGGCGATTTGAGCCGATAAAAGCTGTACCCTTGTTCAACAATCTATGTCTAATCTGGGCTTGCACCATGGAACTTGAAACCTACCGTTTCACTCCCGGCAACGGCTGGGACAGGGAACCTGACCACAATCTAGACTCCCCGAATACCCTCGTGCTTTTTTTCGGGGCGCCTGATTATTCGCTGATCGAAGATGCCGTGTCGTGGCTGGAGGGGCACTTCGCCAAAGGCGTCATACTCGGCTGCTCATCCGCCGGAGAGATATTCGGGGATGAACTCTCCCTCGACTGTCTGGTAGTGGCGGTACTCCGATTTCTGGAGACCCGCCTCAGGGTTACCTGCACCGAGCTGGCGCAAACCGACGATTCATCTCGCGTGGGACATCAGATCTCATCCGAGCTGTTGGACAACGATCTACAGGGCATACTGATATTATCCGAAGGCCTCGGCGTCAACGGCAGCCAGCTGATCGAAGGTATCAATAGCGCACTGCCGAAACACATCACTGTCACCGGCGGCTTGGCTGGGGACGACGACCGGTTCGAGCGAACCTGGGTCTGGCATGACGGGCTTCGCAGCACCAAACTGATCTGCGCATTGGGCCTGTACGGCTCCAAGATTTCTATCGGGTACGGCTCGAAAGGGGGATGGGATCTACTGGGACATGAACGGGAGGTTACCCGTTCAGTCGACAACATACTCTACGAACTGGACGGGCAACCCGCACTTGATATCTACAAGCGTTATCTTGGAGAGCGTGCATCCGGTCTGCCGGCCACTGGACTGTTGTTTCCACTCTCCATGCGAGACCAGGAGAACTCAGATGATCCCAAGGTGCGCACTATCCTGGCTGTCGACGAGACCGAACAATCGATCACCTTCGCCGGTGATATTCCACAGGGCAGCTTCGTCCGCCTCATGCGCGCCAATTTCGACCGCCTGATCGACGGCGCGGCCACAGCTGTCGAAGAGATCAACCTCAGCCGTTATCACGGAGGCCCGGTCCTCTGCATCGCCATCAGCTGTGTCGGACGCAGGCTGGTGCTCGGTGAGCGCACCGAAGAGGAGATAGAGGCAACCCTGGAGGGATTGCCCGGCGAGACCAGGCAGATCGGTTTCTACTCCTACGGCGAACTCTCCCCTTTAAGCAGCGGACGCTGCGACCTGCACAATCAGACCATGACCCTGACCCTGATCTGGGAAGATGAATAATGCACCGCCTGTTGCGCCGGCAGCTTAAAAAGATCGGCCTCAACCCTGCTTCAGAGTCCCCCCCCACCCTGGATCAGTGGCGTAAATTACTACAGCACATCAACCGTGCCTATGGGCAGTCGGACCAGGATCGCTATACCCTAGAGCGCTCCCTGACCATCTCCTCCGACGAGATGCATGAACTCTATAAGCGACTCAAAGACTCGACCGAGGCACGATGGGGAGCGATCGCCAACGCACTGCCGGATCTGCTTTTTCTGCAGGATGCGCAGGGCATCTATCATGAGATCTTCTCAGAGGCCAGGGACGACCAACTCTTCCGTCCCGAGAATGAGATCATCAACAAACATCCTAAAGAGATCTTCCCCCCAAAGATTGCATACACCTTCATGACATTGCTGCAGAAAGCGCTGGATACCCAGGAGGTGCAGATCATCGAATATGAGTTGGATGTACCGGCAGGCAGACGCTGGTTCGAGGCTCGCATGACGCCGACCATGTTGCGGCTCAATGGCGAAAAAACGGTGATCAGCCTGGTCAGGGACATCACCGACAGGAAACAGGCGGAGGTTCGTCGGCGGCTTTCATCCACCGTATTCGAGGCCGTCACCGAAGGCATGGCGATCCTCGACCGGGGTCACCAGGTTACATTCGTCAACAGTGCATTCACCTATATTACCGGCCGCTCGGAAGCAGAAGCTGTCGGGCAAGAACCGCGCTTTCTGCAAAGCGGCGCAAGCGAAGAAAAGCTTCGCATCATCTGGTCTATCGTCGACGCCAAGGGCAGTTGGCGCGGGGAGCTACAGAGCCGCCGCGCCAATGGTCAGAACTACCACCTTTGGCTCAGCATCAATGCAGTTAAAGACAGCAATGAGAGAATAACCCACTACGCCCTCGTTCTGAGCGATATATCGGAACTCAAGCGTTCCCAGGAAGAGCTGGAATATATTGCCACCCACGATCCTTTGACTCACCTGCCGAATCGCACGCTGTTTCACGAGCAGTTGGAACAGGCGATACACCGCTCGAAACGAATCAACCGCAAAGGCGCAGTTTTCTTCCTTGATCTGGACCGCTTCAAGAACATCAACGACACATTGGGGCACCATGTTGGCGACGACCTCCTCTTCCAAGTTGCTGAGAGACTGCGCCAGACAGCCCGCGAAGAGGATATGATCGCCCGGATCGGCGGCGATGAGTTCACCCTGGTCATCGAAAATCTGCATCGACCGGAGGATGCAGCCAAGGTTGCACAAAACCTGTTGAATACCTTTTCGGCACCCTTCCCGCTAAAAGGCTATGAACTGGAGATCTCCGCCAGCATAGGCATCAGCATCTTTCCCGATGACGGCGATGAAATCAGCCAATTGACCAAACAGGCAGATTCCGCCATGTACAGCGCCAAGGAACAAGGTCGAAACACCTTCCGCTTTTTTACCCAAAAGTTGACTGAAACCGCCCTCGAGTATTTTGATTTGGAGATCAGCCTGCGCAGGGCGCTGGAACTCAATCAGTTCTTTCTGCTCTACCAGCCGCAATACGATCTGATCAGCGGCGAACTTCTCGGTGTCGAAGCCCTGATACGGTGGAACCATCCCGGTATGGGGATGATCTCCCCCAACCGCTTCATCCCCATTGCAGAGGTCAGCGGCCTTATCGAACCCATCGGAGAATGGGTGCTGCAAACCGCTGCCACTCAGGCGACCCAGTGGGACAAGGCGGGACTGAAGCCCTTTCCCGTCAGCGTGAACCTCTCCCGGCGCCAGCTTAACAACCCCGGACTGGTCGATATCGTGAGCCGGATTATTGAAACTACCGGTCTGCCGGGTGAACGCCTGGAACTGGAGATCACCGAGAGCGCCCTGTTGGAGACAGAAGAGCAGGCCTGCAGCAGCCTGGAAAAACTGCGCGCGCTGGGATGCAGCATCGCCATAGACGATTTCGGGACAGGTTACTCATCACTCGCCAACCTGAAGCTCTTCCCGCTGGACAGACTCAAGATCGACAAGTCCTTCGTTCGCGACGTGACCAAAGACCCAAACGACGAGGCGATCATTCGTGCCACCATTGCACTCGGCAACAGTCTGCAACTCAGCGTAATCGCTGAAGGGGTGGAGACCGAGGCCCAACGCGACTTCCTGCTAAAAGAGGGATGCCGGGAGGTACAGGGATTTCTGTTCAGTCAGCCGGTGGAAGCGAAGAGGATTGAGGAGATGATGAAGGTGACAGGTGACAGGTGACAGGTGACAGGTGACAGGTGAATTATTGCGGGAGCATTTTTCGAGTCAAGTAGAAATTATCATACTTTTCACTCAGCCCTTCCCTGTTCCCTCCTCGACGGGGAGGGAACAGGGAAGGGGGAATCAAAACGATCCTGAAACCTGAAACCTGAAACCTTTGCCCTTAATCCCCCGGACAACCCGCATTGAACTCAACCGGCACAACCTGAACAGCTTCACCGGACCCGCCCCAACTGTAGACCTCGGTGGTCGCGGGATCGCATTTATCGCAGCTTGAACCACAGGAGGCATAGACGCTGTGCTTCTGTACCCGGCCCTTGCGAATCCAGTGTTCGAGCATACCGCGTACCGCATCCGGGTCAGCATCGAAGTGCACGGCGATATCAGCCAGGCTCGCCTGCTTACGCGCCATCAGGTAACGTTTGATATCTGCAAGAATCATATCTCCACCCCCTGCATCTCCCGCTGCTCTCGCTGTGACCAGAAACGCAATCCTATGACGACCATCACCAACAGGGTCAACAGCCCAACGATCCATGCCATGGCGCTCTCCGGATGTCGGGAGTAGGTAGCAGCCTGATAGAAGATACTCGACGCCATGAATGCGACACCAGTGGTCCAGGCTGCCACAAAGGCGGCCCAAGCGCCGCCCGCCTCTCGCTTGATCGCGCCGATTGTGGCAACACAGGGAAAATAGAGCAGGATAAAGAGCAGATAGGCGAAGGCACCCGCCTGTCCGTCGAAACGCGCTGCCATGGCGCCGAAGATACCGACATCGACTGCCTGGGCCTCTGCGGCCGCCTCTGCTGAACTGACATCACCTACGTTGAGAGCCAAAGGATCGCCCACCAGATCTTTCACCCCCACAAGGTTCTCGGGTACCGTGGCTGAAGCCTCGATCAGCGCTTGCCAAAAGTCGAATGGCGCCTCCTCCGTCACGCCGCTCTCTGCTGCGGCCAACCCGGTATAGATGGAGTTCAGGGTGCCGACCACCGCCTCTTTGGCCAAAATACCGGTAAAGATACCCACCGTCGCAGGCCAGTTGTCCTCTTTGATACCCAGTGGTGCAAAAAGGGGTGTCAGCAGTTTACTGGCCGCACTGAGTACCGATTTCTCTGAATCCTCATTACCGAAAGAGCCGTCCGTACCGATGGAGTTAAGCACATTGATCGCCAACACCATGAGGATAATCACCCGCCCGGCCTCCTTGATGA from Gammaproteobacteria bacterium (ex Lamellibrachia satsuma) harbors:
- a CDS encoding arginine--tRNA ligase; translated protein: MKTQIQALVTRALERLADEGVFPADAIPVPNIDRARDSKHGDFATNVAMVLAKIARCKPRDLAEKLVAALPDSAQVERTEIAGPGFINFYLAPAAYHQLIPVIMEQGSAFGRSNLGTGKRVQVEFVSANPTGPLHVGHGRGAAYGSAVADLLEAVGYEVHREYYVNDAGRQMDILGTSVWLRYLELCDETLTFPANGYKGDYVWDIAATLHRDHGDSYRHSTEEVFNSIPADEPAGGDKEKHIDALIQRAKELLGDNRYRFVFELGLNTILDDIRDDLSLFGVDFEEWYSERTLMESGEVNKMVERLRKSDYVYEDGGALWFRSTAFGDEKDRVVVRDNGQTTYFASDIAYHMDKLERGFDRVIDIWGADHHGYVPRVRAALKALGDDDSKLDVLLVQFAILFRSGEKVPMSTRSGSFVTLRELRKEVGADAARFFYVMRKCEQHLDFDLDLAKSQSSDNPVYYVQYAHARICSVLRQAADKGIDVQPSSGMENLERLTETHEQALLVTLAKYPEVVETAATHEEPHQLTHYVRDLANDFHTYYNAHKFLIDDTALRDARLKLILATRQVLRNGLQLLGVSAPESM
- a CDS encoding cell division protein, whose protein sequence is MVDYKRRAAPKRKNKKQSGNCSLWFFSGFIVGAFIMGLVWLKLGQDLAEGHIPGVTPPKPTATHSRQIEPEQHEAPQPRFDFYSILPEMEVVIPEDEIIESETPAKPATPPRPDEKPAAIQGVSYILQMGSFRKHADADRMKARLALIGIEAEIQKVSINNRDTYHRVRSGPYNNHQRLNGALKLAKENRISTLVIKLKK
- a CDS encoding EAL domain-containing protein, which translates into the protein MHRLLRRQLKKIGLNPASESPPTLDQWRKLLQHINRAYGQSDQDRYTLERSLTISSDEMHELYKRLKDSTEARWGAIANALPDLLFLQDAQGIYHEIFSEARDDQLFRPENEIINKHPKEIFPPKIAYTFMTLLQKALDTQEVQIIEYELDVPAGRRWFEARMTPTMLRLNGEKTVISLVRDITDRKQAEVRRRLSSTVFEAVTEGMAILDRGHQVTFVNSAFTYITGRSEAEAVGQEPRFLQSGASEEKLRIIWSIVDAKGSWRGELQSRRANGQNYHLWLSINAVKDSNERITHYALVLSDISELKRSQEELEYIATHDPLTHLPNRTLFHEQLEQAIHRSKRINRKGAVFFLDLDRFKNINDTLGHHVGDDLLFQVAERLRQTAREEDMIARIGGDEFTLVIENLHRPEDAAKVAQNLLNTFSAPFPLKGYELEISASIGISIFPDDGDEISQLTKQADSAMYSAKEQGRNTFRFFTQKLTETALEYFDLEISLRRALELNQFFLLYQPQYDLISGELLGVEALIRWNHPGMGMISPNRFIPIAEVSGLIEPIGEWVLQTAATQATQWDKAGLKPFPVSVNLSRRQLNNPGLVDIVSRIIETTGLPGERLELEITESALLETEEQACSSLEKLRALGCSIAIDDFGTGYSSLANLKLFPLDRLKIDKSFVRDVTKDPNDEAIIRATIALGNSLQLSVIAEGVETEAQRDFLLKEGCREVQGFLFSQPVEAKRIEEMMKVTGDR
- a CDS encoding sugar metabolism transcriptional regulator — protein: MILADIKRYLMARKQASLADIAVHFDADPDAVRGMLEHWIRKGRVQKHSVYASCGSSCDKCDPATTEVYSWGGSGEAVQVVPVEFNAGCPGD